A DNA window from Bubalus bubalis isolate 160015118507 breed Murrah chromosome 20, NDDB_SH_1, whole genome shotgun sequence contains the following coding sequences:
- the TRAPPC6B gene encoding trafficking protein particle complex subunit 6B isoform X1, whose amino-acid sequence MADEALFLLLHNEMVSGVYKSAEQGEVENGRCITKLENMGFRVGQGLIERFTKDTARFKDELDIMKFICKDFWTTVFKKQIDNLRTNHQGIYVLQDNKFRLLTQMSAGKQYLEHASKYLAFTCGLIRGGLSNLGIKSIVTAEVSSMPACKFQVMIQKL is encoded by the exons atggCGGACGAGGCGTTGTTTTTGCTTCTGCATAACGAGATGGTGTCTGGAGTGTACAAGTCCGCGGAGCAGGGGGAGGTG gaaaatggaCGCTGTATAACTAAACTGGAAAACATGGGGTTTCGAGTGGGACAAGGATTGATAGAAAG GTTTACAAAAGATACTGCAAGGTTCAAGGATGAGTTAGATATCATGAAGTTCATTTGTAAAGATTTTTGGACTACAGTATTCAAGAAACAAATCGACAATCTAAGGACAAATCATCAG GGCATCTATGTACTTCAGGACAACAAATTTCGCCTACTTACTCAAATGTCTGCAGGAAAACAATATTTAGAACATGCATCAAAG TATTTAGCATTTACATGTGGCTTAATCAGAGGTGGCTTATCAAACTTAGGGATAAAAAGTATTGTAACAGCTGAAGTATCTTCAATGCCTGCCT gtAAATTTCAAGTGATGATACAGAAGCTGTAA
- the TRAPPC6B gene encoding trafficking protein particle complex subunit 6B isoform X2, which yields MPRVSSRSVDKLVHLQENGRCITKLENMGFRVGQGLIERFTKDTARFKDELDIMKFICKDFWTTVFKKQIDNLRTNHQGIYVLQDNKFRLLTQMSAGKQYLEHASKYLAFTCGLIRGGLSNLGIKSIVTAEVSSMPACKFQVMIQKL from the exons ATGCCACGCGTCTCCTCCAGAAGTGTAGACAAATTGGTCCACCTTCAG gaaaatggaCGCTGTATAACTAAACTGGAAAACATGGGGTTTCGAGTGGGACAAGGATTGATAGAAAG GTTTACAAAAGATACTGCAAGGTTCAAGGATGAGTTAGATATCATGAAGTTCATTTGTAAAGATTTTTGGACTACAGTATTCAAGAAACAAATCGACAATCTAAGGACAAATCATCAG GGCATCTATGTACTTCAGGACAACAAATTTCGCCTACTTACTCAAATGTCTGCAGGAAAACAATATTTAGAACATGCATCAAAG TATTTAGCATTTACATGTGGCTTAATCAGAGGTGGCTTATCAAACTTAGGGATAAAAAGTATTGTAACAGCTGAAGTATCTTCAATGCCTGCCT gtAAATTTCAAGTGATGATACAGAAGCTGTAA